TGCTGGAAGATCGGAAGCTGTTCACCGGGGAATATCTCGCCGGGCGGCGGCCGTTCTCGCAGTCGTCGCTGAACCTGTTCATGGGGCTCGGCCGTCCGGCGTGGCGCGAGGCGCGGCGCACCGTGCAGGACCTCCTCCGCCACGACAACGCGACGCTCCGCGACGACGAAGCCCTCCGCGAGCAGGCCCTCGTGCCCATCGACGAGGTCGAGATGCTGCTGCCCGCCCACGTCGGCGACTACACCGATTTCTACTCGTCGCGGCAGCACGCCACGAACGTCGGCTCGATGTTCCGCGACCCGGACAACGCGCTCCTCCCAAACTGGCTGCACCTCCCCGTCGGTTACCACGGCCGCGCGTCATCCGTCGTCGTCAGCGGGACCGACGTGGTGCGGCCCCACGGCCAACTCAAGCCGAGCGACGACGCGCCGCCCGTCTTCGGCACCTCGAAGCTCCTCGACTTTGAACTCGAGATGGGTTTCTTCGTCGGGCCCGGCAACGAACTCGGCTGGCCCATCCCCATCGACGACGCCGACGAGCACATCTTCGGCCTCGTCCTCGTCAACGACTGGAGCGCGCGCGACATCCAGAAGTGGGAGTACGTCCCGCTCGGGCCGTTCCTCGGCAAGAGCTTCGCCACGAGCGTCAGCCCGTGGGTCGTGATGCTGGAGGCGCTCGAACCGTTCCGCGTCCCCGGCGAGCCGCAGACCGAAGAGGCCGGGAATCCCGCAATCCTCGACTACCTCAAGCAGCGGGACGACCGCTCGTTCGACATCCACCTCGAAGTGGCGTTGCAGGCGGAGGGGATGAAGCGGCCCGCCGTCATCGCCCGGTCGAACACGCAAAACCTGTACTGGAGCGTCGAGCAGCAGCTCACGCACCACACCGTCAACGGCTGCAACGCGCGCCCCGGCGACCTCATGGCGAGCGGCACGATCAGCGGCACCGACGAGGGCTCGTACGGCAGCATGCTGGAACTCTCGTGGCGTGGCTCGAAGCCGCTCCAACTCCCCGGTGGCGGCGAGCGGAAGTTCCTCCAAGACGGCGACCTCGTCACGATGACCGGCTGGGCGCAGGGCGACGGCTACCGCGTTGGTTTCGGGGAAGTAGCGGGCCGCGTGAAGCCGGCGATTTGACGGGGTTCCGCGTCGCGCTGCGATGACGGCTGCGGGTTCCGAACGGAGCCCACAGCCCCGAAGCGGAACGGGAGGAATGGGACGCATCGGCGCGCCGAACCGCGCGAAATGAAGCGGTATGGCCGTTCAAAAAGGTTGGCGCCGCCTGGGAACACGGTTATATTAGCGGCCGATCTGTGGGTGGGGTTCACGACGCCTTCACGTTTTTCGGACGTATGCCCCTGCCCGCTGTGCTCCCGACTCACCGCTTGCCCCCCGTCATATGAGTAGCGTTGCTACCGCGCCTCGCATTTTCCGCCCCACCCTCTCGCTGAAGCTCTCGGACTTCGACTACGAGTACCCGAAGAAGCTCATCGCCAAGTATCCGGCGGAACCGCGTGACAGCGCTCGGCTGATGGTCGTGAACCGGAAAGAGCGGACTGTCGACCACCGCACCTTCCGCGACGTCGTCGACTACTTCAACGAGGGCGACGTGCTCGTGGTGAACAACACGAAGGTGTTTCCCGCACGGCTCTTCGGCAACAAGGAGAAGACGGGCGCCCGCATCGAGGTCTTCCTCCTCCGCGAGCTCAACCGCGACAGCCGGCTGTGGGACGTGATCGTCAACCCCGCCCGCAA
This DNA window, taken from Rhodothermales bacterium, encodes the following:
- the fahA gene encoding fumarylacetoacetase, coding for MNPTNDPALRSFVKVAPDSHFPIQNLPFGVFKRKVGGAAQVGVAIGDYVLDLAVLEDRKLFTGEYLAGRRPFSQSSLNLFMGLGRPAWREARRTVQDLLRHDNATLRDDEALREQALVPIDEVEMLLPAHVGDYTDFYSSRQHATNVGSMFRDPDNALLPNWLHLPVGYHGRASSVVVSGTDVVRPHGQLKPSDDAPPVFGTSKLLDFELEMGFFVGPGNELGWPIPIDDADEHIFGLVLVNDWSARDIQKWEYVPLGPFLGKSFATSVSPWVVMLEALEPFRVPGEPQTEEAGNPAILDYLKQRDDRSFDIHLEVALQAEGMKRPAVIARSNTQNLYWSVEQQLTHHTVNGCNARPGDLMASGTISGTDEGSYGSMLELSWRGSKPLQLPGGGERKFLQDGDLVTMTGWAQGDGYRVGFGEVAGRVKPAI